From Cricetulus griseus strain 17A/GY chromosome 1 unlocalized genomic scaffold, alternate assembly CriGri-PICRH-1.0 chr1_0, whole genome shotgun sequence, a single genomic window includes:
- the LOC100767639 gene encoding H-2 class II histocompatibility antigen, E-U alpha chain isoform X2 produces MATTGALVLRLFFMAVLLSPQKSWAIKEEHTIIQAEFFLSPDEKGEFMFDFDGDEIFHVDIRKSETIWRLEEFGQFASFEAQGALANIAVDKANLDIMIKRSNHTPDVNVSPEVTVLPNSPVSLGEPNILICFIDKFSPPVVNVTWLRNGQPVTTGVSETVFLPREDHLFRKFYYLTFLPTTEDVYDCVVDHWGLEEPLLKHWEFEEHTPLPETKENLVCALGLFVGIVGIIAGVVFIIKGMQKRNAAERRQGAL; encoded by the exons ATGGCCACAACTGGAGCCCTGGTGTTAAGACTTTTCTTCATGGCTGTCCTGTTGAGCCCCCAGAAGTCATGGGCTATCAAAG agGAACACACGATCATCCAGGCGGagttctttctttccccagacGAAAAGGGAGAGTTTATGTTTGATTTCGATGGTGATGAGATTTTCCACGTGGATATTAGAAAGTCAGAGACCATCTGGAGACTTGAGGAATTTGGACAGTTTGCCAGCTTTGAAGCTCAGGGTGCCTTGGCCAATATAGCTGTGGACAAAGCTAACCTGGACATCATGATAAAGCGTTCCAACCACACCCCAGATGTCAATG TATCTCCAGAGGTGACTGTGCTCCCCAACAGTCCAGTCAGCCTGGGGGAGCCCAACATCCTTATCTGCTTCATCGACAAGTTCTCCCCACCAGTGGTCAATGTCACCTGGCTTCGGAATGGACAGCCTGTCACCACCGGCGTGTCAGAAACAGTCTTTCTACCCAGGGAGGACCACCTCTTCCGAAAATTCTACTATCTGACCTTCCTGCCGACCACTGAAGATGTCTATGACTGTGTGGTGGATCACTGGGGTTTGGAGGAGCCTCTGCTCAAGCACTGGG AGTTTGAAGAGCATACCCCCCTCCCAGAAACTAAAGAGAACCTGGTGTGTGCTCTCGGGCTGTTTGTGGGTATAGTGGGCATCATTGCCGGGGTTGTCTTCATCATCAAGGGTATGCAAAAACGCAATGCTGCAGAACGCCGCCAAGGAGCCCTTTGA